The Canis lupus dingo isolate Sandy chromosome 18, ASM325472v2, whole genome shotgun sequence genome includes the window GGCGTTCTCAAAGTCAACATAAGCTATTGGTCGAACTTGCTCGGGAGCTATGGTGGCGATGTCAGCAGTCTGCAGGCTGCGAATAGGCCCGAGAGACGCCTCTCTGCAAAGCTGTGTCATGTCGGCTCCCGAGAACCCGTCGGACTGACGTACAACCAGCGCGATTTCCTCCTCACTGAGGCAGCACTGCTCCTTGGACATCAGGTTAATCACGATCTGTCTCCTGGCCGAAGCTTCCGGGAGGGGAATATAAAGCCTTTTCACCAGCCTTCTCCGGGCGGCCTCATCAATTTCTTGGGGCCGATTGGTCGCTCCCACCACTAGAATACGATCTTCAGAGGACGTGGTTGCTCCATCTAACTGAACTAGGAATTCGGTTTTTATCCTTCTAGAAGATTCATGCTCGCCATCTCCTCGTTGAGACAATAGGGAATCGATTTCATCAATGAATATGACAGCTGGCTGCTGACACCTTGCCACAGCAAACAGTGCACGGACCATTTTCTCCCCCTCACCCACCCATTTAGAAGTCAAAGAAGAAGCGGAGATACTAAAGAACGTCGCCCCAGACTGGCTTGCGATGCACTTGCCAATCAGAGTCTTCCCGGTCCCGGGGGGCCCAAAGAGCAGAATTCCTTTAGGGGGTCCTCGTAGGCCAGTAAAGATGTCTGGCCTCATCATGGGCCACACGACTATCTCCTTTATCGTGGCTTTGGCAAATTCTACTCCTGCGATATCTTCCCAGTTGACTGGCGGGCCGTGATCCATGATCTCATTCATGATAAGTTCAATCATCTTTGGCTCCAAGTTCTTCAGACGCTCATCAACAGGATGTGCCGGCTCTGCGGGTCCCGGGATGTATGGCTTATACTGCACTCCCCCATTCTGATCTCCCCCATCTTGCTTAGGGAGAGGAGGAACAAACTTCCCAAATATCCCTCGGGACCTGCTGGCTCCCAGAGACTTCTTCACGCCGCCGTATGAGGACCCGGATACTCGCTGGGCTTGCTGGTACTTCTTTTGCTGATCCACCCATAATTGTTCTTTTGCAGTTTTAAAAGTAGGCAAGCTACCCTCTTCTCTTTGGCCATTATCTCCCGTTTTACTGAAAGCCTTATTCACCATTGAGGCAGAAAGGGCATCAACGGTGCCAGAACCATAAAAAGCTCTCCTCTCTCGTGGATCTTCGCAGACGGAAGGCAAACAAGACTGATTAGACGAGAACACATTTAGTCCTACGTTGGCTTTCGGAGAGCTGTTACTGTGCTTCCGGACGTTTCCAAATAACGGGGTGGCATGGATCTTTGCGGTGGCAAAGTCACCCAGCGGTGTTACAGACGTGGGACAGGTCTTACCAGTGCTGGGCAGCGCAGGCGGCAGGGCACTCTGAGGGCACTTCGGAGGGCTGCCCTCTGGGATGTCCAGGGTCCTGGTGGTATCATGCGCTGAGTTAGTTAATGGGCAGCCCTCCCCAgaacccccacacacactcaatTTAGGGGGATCGAGGACAACAGCCTCTTGATGGATGACAACCGATGCATCAGCAGGTGCCAACAGAGAGTCTCTGGATTTCTTGCTGGCTTGCATCATCTCCTGCACATTactcattttgaaaacattatttattgacAATCCAGACTGCCACCTGTCACTGTCGGTTTGCTGAGACCTTGCTAAGGTTAAAATGCTTTCCGCGTAGTTATTCAAGCCAGTCTCAACATTGTCAGAATCAATAACTGCAGAATATCTCTCTGCATATCTTCTGAACAGTCTGGTGGCGCAGGCCGGGGACATCTCGGCGTTTGCCCATGCATACTGAATGCGTAATATCTGTGCCCGGTATGCGTCCGCCTTCTGTCCTGCGGTACACGTGCCAGATGTAATTGCAAAGTAATTCTTCTGCCACTCACTCAAGTGCACGGACCCGCTGCTGGAAGCCTGCATGCCGGAGGTGCTCTGACAAAcgacaaaaatgaaaacatcaggAGCAAGAAGAGTTTAAAACAAAGACGCGATACTGTGAGCGTGCTTCTCATACCTCTGCTCGTCGGCAGGGAGGTGTGCTAGACTTCTCGTGTGGAAGGACGGAGCACTTCTAAGGGAAAGACTAGATAATCACCGAGTTCAAGCATTCAAGACAGAGACTCGATTAGTAACGCTTTGTGATGGGGCTAATGGTTTTAATTATGTCATTTTCCCTGCACGTGTGGAAAACATGCGTAAGGTTTAGATGGAAAGGGTTTCAAATTAATCAGCAACACACCAAGCCTGGGGTTTCAGCTCCGTCTCAGAAGAACCAGACGAATGATGTCAGCCAAGCCGCTAGCACCGGGCCCTCAGTTTGATCTGTAAAGCGAGAGAAATCACCGTTAAGGATCGAGTCAAACAATGAGCATGAACACACTGCAGAAAGTACCATTCTCAGGCCTGTTACACAAACGTACAAACTAAGGCTGAGAGTTCCCCGGAGGTCACAGAGCAGCGCCAGAACTCACACTTGCCCGTTCACAGAATCCAGACTGCGGGCGTGCACAAGACCCTCCTGGGCGCTGCCAGCAAAGGCCACAGGGTGGGGATCATGAACATCAACGACCACCGTACAGGTGATGTTTTTAAGGGCTTACTCATCAAGCAGCACTGAAAACAGGATGCCCCACAATTTCACAATTTTCCAGTGTCACATGAAGTATTAAAAAGtgaaactgggacacctgggtggctcagcggttgaacgtctgccttcagctcagggcatgaccccagggttctgggattgagtcctgcatcctgcCCCccgcacggggcctgcttctccctctgcctgtgtctctgcttgtctcttatgaataaataaaatcttttaaaaaatgaaactgtcattatgaatgaaacatgaaaacaaatcTGCTCAAGTATAAACACTAGGTCTCAACAGTCTGCTACCAAGGTGCTTTTAGTTTAGGGTCCTTCTCTCAACTTCTTTTTATAAGCTTCCTTACATTAAGTTGAATTATTTTACCAGAATTTTAGGTGATTGTGATTATATTGCTGGGTGTCTGGACTGTACCTCTCGATCCACAAAAGGATGCGTAAGAAAACGTCCCAAGTTTCCTAGGCGTACTGCGATGAAGGAGTGTTGCAGGAACCAAGAACTCGTGTACTTTAAGATCTACctcccaggcagcccgggtggctcagtggttagcgtcaccttcggcccagggcgtgatcctgggatcccgggaacgagtcctgcattgggctccccgcatggagcctgcttctccctctgcctgtgtctctgcctctctcactctgtgtctctcatgaataaataaataaaatattttaaaataagtaataaaatataaaataaaataaaataaaataaaataaataaaataaaataaaataaaataaaatctacctccCAAATTGCCTGTTAATCAGCAATCCGTAAGTTCTTTTAATACACACGTAATACAGCCGTGTCTCCTATAAGGAGACAAAAAATGAAGGGCCCAGGAAGGTTCTCCTTTGCTTTAAGTGATAAAGCTGAATTACATGAGTcaaaaggggcagcccaggaagctcagtggtttagcagcgCCTTCGACCCAGGATGtgacccccaggtcctgggatcgagccccacctcgggctccctgcatggagcctgcttctccctctgcctgggtctctgcctcttctgtgtctctcatgaataagtgaattttaaaaataaacaaataaaaaataaacgagTCAAAAGTACACCTGACTTCTGACAACCTTTCGCCCTTCTTTCCACTCCACCATGTTAGTTTCTAAGACTCTGCGGGGCAGTCCTGGAACCGAGGAACTGGGAGGTGACCTGGAACGCAGGAACCACCTTCCTCATGGGGAGGAAggcccgcctcctcctcctcctccctcccctccccccgcgaTGCTGGGAGGACCCCAGCGCTCAGCGCTCCATCGCGGCTCCCAGAAcaccctcctttcctttccatcttcACCGTTTCCTTGGAAGTGCACCTCCCCATCTGCCCCCCCCATGTGCGCGCCAGCAGCCCAACACCTGCCCGGCGGCCCCGCGGAGGGCGTCCTTGTGCCCCGGGGCACCACGGCCGGAGGTCACCGCAGCCCCGAGGGCACCGCGGCCCGAGGTCACCGCAGCCCGAGGTCACCGCAGCCCCGAGGTCACCGCGGCCCGAGGTCACCGCGGCCCGAGGTCACCGCAGCCCCGAGGTCACCGCGGCCCGAGGTCACCGCGGCCCGAGGTCACCGCAGCCCCGAGGTCACCGCAGCCCCGAGGTCACCGCAGCCCGAGCCCGAGGTCACCGCAGCCCGAGGTCACCGCGGCCCGAGGTCACCGCAGCCCCGAGGTCACCGCGGCCCGAGGTCACCGCGGCCCGAGGTCACCGCAGCCCCGAGGTCACCGCAGCCCCGAGGTCACCGCAGCCCGAGCCCGAGGTCACCGCAGCCCGAGGTCACCGCGGCCCGAGGTCACCGCAGCCCCGAGGTCACCGCAGCCCGAGGTCACCGCAGCCCCGAGGGCACCGCAGCCCGAGGTCACCGCAGCCCGAGCCCGAGGTCACCGCAGCCCGAGGGCGCCGCAGCCCCGAGGGCGCCGCGGCCCGAGGTCACCGCGGCCCGAGGGCGCCGCGGCCCGAGGTCACCGCGGCCCGAGGTCACCGCAGCCCCGAGGTCACCGCAGCCCGAGGTCACCGCGGCCCGAGGTCACCGCAGCCCCGAGGTCACCGCAGCCCCGAGGTCACCGCAGCCCGAGGTCACCGCAGCCCCTGGAGGGCGTCCCGTGCCCCGGTCACGGTGCCACCGCATTCCCTGCGCCTGACTCCGCGAACACACGGGAACTGCCTCTCGGGTCTGCAGTGTAGATGGTCCCCTGCTTTCCGGGAGAGCCTGGGCTGGTCCGACCGCCGGGGCCTCCGGGGCAGCGCTGCTCTGGGACCCCGTGCCCCCCGCAGCTGCCCCGGGGCAGCACCGACCGCCGCGCCCCAGGGGCCCTCCGCAAACCGCGGGCGCCGGGAGCCCCCGCACAGCCCGCCCCGCGGAGCCCGCCTGCATGCCCCCGCGCCGCCGTCCgctcgccgccccgccccgccccgccccgccctgcgccctcggcgccccccgccccgcccggccccgcgcccggaCCCCGCCGCCCTGCCGACCTGCAGCCTCCGAAAAGCGCGGGGCCCGATGTGCGCATGCGCGCTGCCGACGTGCTCGGGCCCGCGCCGTGCGTGAGTGCGTGGgacgcgcggggcggggcctgcggggcctgggcggggccgggggctgccgggggcggggcc containing:
- the FIGNL1 gene encoding fidgetin-like protein 1, which encodes MQASSSGSVHLSEWQKNYFAITSGTCTAGQKADAYRAQILRIQYAWANAEMSPACATRLFRRYAERYSAVIDSDNVETGLNNYAESILTLARSQQTDSDRWQSGLSINNVFKMSNVQEMMQASKKSRDSLLAPADASVVIHQEAVVLDPPKLSVCGGSGEGCPLTNSAHDTTRTLDIPEGSPPKCPQSALPPALPSTGKTCPTSVTPLGDFATAKIHATPLFGNVRKHSNSSPKANVGLNVFSSNQSCLPSVCEDPRERRAFYGSGTVDALSASMVNKAFSKTGDNGQREEGSLPTFKTAKEQLWVDQQKKYQQAQRVSGSSYGGVKKSLGASRSRGIFGKFVPPLPKQDGGDQNGGVQYKPYIPGPAEPAHPVDERLKNLEPKMIELIMNEIMDHGPPVNWEDIAGVEFAKATIKEIVVWPMMRPDIFTGLRGPPKGILLFGPPGTGKTLIGKCIASQSGATFFSISASSLTSKWVGEGEKMVRALFAVARCQQPAVIFIDEIDSLLSQRGDGEHESSRRIKTEFLVQLDGATTSSEDRILVVGATNRPQEIDEAARRRLVKRLYIPLPEASARRQIVINLMSKEQCCLSEEEIALVVRQSDGFSGADMTQLCREASLGPIRSLQTADIATIAPEQVRPIAYVDFENAFRTVRPSVSPKDLELYENWNRTFGCGK